CAAAAGCACCCGATAATTGGTTCAATTTCTATAGTTTCTGGGAACCCGACACAACGGGAACTTTGGAGGGAGAAAAATGAAGTCAGTCGTATTCGGTTCGACCCCGTTGACAGTTGAGGACATCGTCGGTGTAGCGCAAGGGCGTTTTACGCCGAAGCTCAATGTCGACCCATCGTTTCGCAAAGAGATCGATCATAGCCGAAGAAAGTTTGAGGGGTTGGTTGGTCAAGACGCACGAGTTTACGGCGTCACCACAGGGTTTGGCGAAAACATACGCATGACTATTGGTTCGTCCGAGGCGTCAAATCTCGCCCAAAATCTAATTCGCTTTCATGGCTGTGGAACCGGAGATATCTTCGGTGAGCACGAAGCTGCAGCGATTACAGCCTGTCGGCTGCAGTCTCTATGCTCGCCTTATTCTGCTGTGCGTTGGGAGCTTCTGGAGCAAGTACTTTGGATGCTTCAGAACCGAGTGCTTCCAGCAATTCCCGTGGAAGGCTCTGTTGGGGCAAGTGGCGATCTCACACCACTTTCTTACCTTGCAGCCAGTGTTGCTGGCACCCGAGAGGTCCTTTGGAAGTCTGCACTGCATCCGACCGAAGAGGTCTTTGCTGAGTTGGGGCGCACTCCGCTCGATATCGGCCCTAAAGAAAGTCTCGCGATTATGAACGGCACCAGCGCCATGACGGGCGTCGCCACATTGGTGATCCACCGAGCGCGGCGACTCAGCGAATTGGCTGCATATTTGTCGGCCGTTCTCAGTGATGTCACCGACGCGAACTCGGCGCACTTTGATCCTAGACTGCATTCTAGCAAGCCACATGCTGGCCAGATTTTGGCGGCAGAGCGCATGGCAAGATGGCTGTGCTACGATCCCGGCCGTCATGTCGATCCCGAACAGCTGCAAAGCGTCTATTCGATTCGCTGCGCGCCACACGTCATTGGCGTGCTTTCAGACACGCTCAAGCCGGCAACTCTCTGGGTTGAAACCGAATTGAATGGCTCAAGCGATAATCCATTGTTTGACGCGGAAATGGGAGTCGTTCTTCACGGCGGAAATTTCTATGGAGGGCATGTAGCAATGGCGATGGATATGTTGAAGACGAGCATTGCCAGCGTGGCCGATCTCATGGATCGGCAAATGCAGTTGCTTTGTGGACCAGTCGTGGCCAACGGATCGCATCTTCCTCGCAACCTGGTGCCGCCGGATCATCATGAAGGCGGAGACGCACGCCATGGATTCAAAGCCATGTCGATTGCGACTTCTGCGTTGGCGGCTGAAGCCTTGAAGTTGACGATGCCTGCGACGGCGTTTAGCCGCAGCACAGAAAGCCATAATCAGGACAAAGTCAGTATGGGCACCATTGCTGCACGCGATGCGTCAAGGGTGATGCAGCTGACAGAACGAGTCGCTGCCATTCTGATTATCGCGCTCGCCCAAGCGGTTGACCTGAGACCGCCAGCAGCCACCCAGAAAGCATCCCGAGCCTTCCGTGATTTAATCCGTGAGGATATCGACTTCGCCGACAACGATCGCCGCTTCGACGGTGATATTCGCACCGTCGTCGGTCGGTTGGAAGCCTCCCTTGTCGAAGACTTGCGCAGGCTCGAAAGATGACAACTCGAACACCCATTTATGTTCACTTCGAGGTACCTTTTCATGATGTCGACCGCGCCAATATCGTCTGGCATGGTCACTATCTAAGGTACTTTGAGTTCGCAAGAACGGCGCTCATGCGTGCGCATCGTTTAGATGTCGATGATTTCATCGATTTAGGACTCGGACTCGTTGTTTCAGAATCGAGATGTCGCCATGTGTCACCCGCACGATATGCGGACGTCCTGCGAATTGAGGCTCGCTTTGAAGCAGTGACTCACCAGATTGTTGTCGGGTATTTGATTGTGAATGAAACAAGTGGGAAAGTAGTCGCTCGCGGACGTACAAGTATGGTTTGTGTCAATTTTGATTTGGACCTCCTGCCAAAAGTGCCTGCTGAAATCCTTGATCGAATTGGTAAGTTGCCATGAGAATAGTACTAATCTTTTTGTGTGCGTGGTTGTGTTGGACACCTTCGCTTGGTGCGCAAGGTGCTCCTGATGAGGCCACCCCTTCAGCAGAATTTCTCTTAAAGACATTGCGGTCGAAACAGGTGATTCGAGTTGAATTTCAGGAAGAAGTTCGCCTGCCTTTCCTTAAACAACCGTTGAAATCGAGTGGGTATCTGGTTATCCATCCTGATAAAGGATTCATTCGTAAGGTCCTCTCACCAGCCGAGTCCGCGGCCGCATTTGATGGCAACCGAATTACCGTAACAGACGCGTCTGGGACTTTTTCGGTCGACAAGGAAACTGCCCCACAGGTGGTGTCTGCGATGTTGTTGTGGAGAACTCTCGTCACTGAGTCCGAACCCTTAGATAGGAATTACGACGTCTCGGTCAAAACGAACGATGGGGAGTGGTCGGTCACCTTAAAGAGCCGAGACAAAGGTGCGATTTTTGAAAAGTGCGTCATTCGAGGCAAAGACAACGTCGTTATGACGCTAGACCTGGACGAATCGGATGAGGTCAAGCGATTCATTCGTTTTGGAGTGCCTCAACCTGCGTCCAAATTGTCCAACGAAGAATCCGCGATGTTGGAGAGTCTGTGAGGGGTTTTGTCGGGGCACTCTTCGTCATCATCCTTGGTGGTCTTTTGACGTTTGTTTTCACGCAAAGACAGCCCCGCTTCCCGTCAGATATCGTGGAGTTTTTGCCGGTCGGAGATGACTCGTCCAGTGCAGCTAAAGAGCTTGCGCGATCTGGATTGTCACAGAGAGTCGTCCTTTTGATCGAGGGTGTTCCCCATGAACAACGCCGAGAGTTTGTTGGTAAGTTCGTTGAAGATATGAAGGGTTCGGGACTTTTTCGTGAGGTTTCAGGCGGCCCTCCAAACACCATGTCGCAAGTTCATGACGTGTACTTTCCCCATCGCTATAGTCACCTCGCTTCCACTTCCGAGGAGTTGGAGCAGCTCAATACAGCCGCTGCAATGCAGGACAAGGCCGAAAGCTTTTTGGCGGCTCTCAATGGTCGCTATTCGATGTTCTTGCAACGAGCTGGCCCAAAGGATCCACTCCTCGCTTACATAGGTATGGTGGAGCGCCTATCAACCCTCATGCGTCCAACGATGCACGTTGTTGATGGATTCTATCAAACCTCGTCGGGCGAATCCGTCATCTTTGCAGAGCTCAGTGTCTCCCCGTTTGATTCTAAATCGGCGGTTCAAGTCCATGACTTCATTCACACGAGTTTCGACCAACACAATGTTTTCGAAGCTAAGTTGATGATCAGCGGCGTTTATCGATACACAAAGTCGATTTCAACGACCATTAAGAATGATATTCAGCGAATCACCGTCGTGAGCCTGTTCGGGATCCTCTTCATTTTCGGATTTGGGTTTGGTAAGCTTCGGTTTGCGTTGCTTCCGATTCTTTCGATTGGCGTGGGTGTTCTGGCCGCCATACTTTTTACGTCAATTGTGCTCAGTGAAATTCATCTGATTGCGTTGGCTTTTGGAGCCTCACTAATAGGAGTTTGTGTCGACTTTTCGATTCACTTCTTGAATCTTTCGACGCACTCAAAGAGGTCGGTTTGGCCACCAATTTGGCTCGGTGCCCTCACAACAATTGGGGGATTTTCTGTGCTCTTGACATCGACGGTTCCCGCACTCAAGCAAATCGCTGTGTTCTCAACCATTGGGGTCGTGACCTCGGTTGGAACCACGTGGCTACTCGCTCGCCACTTCTTCTTGACGGAAAAGGCACCACGTCATCAACGAGCCGTCGTGGCAGTGAATCAAATGTTCGATCTTCTGCGTACCAGACCCCTTTGGGCGCTGAGCCTTGGAGTCCCGACACTTTTGATTCCGATGCTGGGCTTGCCTTCGCTACACATCGAAAAGGACATGAGGTCGCTTCGTGACCCTTTGCCGGCACTAAGAATCGAAGATGAATTGGTACAAGCCAAGATCTCAGGAGAGAGAAGCTCAAGTGTGATCATTGTGCGGGGCAACGATGCCCAAACCGCACTTGATCGAAACGACAGCCTCGCAGTTCAATTGGAACACGCTATCGCGAACCGAGAGCTTGAAGGTTACTCGTCGATGCACCACCTTCTGTGGTCAGGGAAAACCCAGGCCATGAATCGTGAATTTCTCCAAGAGAATAGAAATTCGCTATTGAGCAAAATGTCCAAGGCCTATGACGAGGCTGGGGTGGACTCAGCCACTCTTGAGCCAATCAAGGAACAGAATTTTTTTGCTCCGAAGGAGTTTCTAACGCTGAGTGACCTCAGAGGGAGCGCCCTGTCGTCGTTGGTCGACCTCTTTGATGCCAGAAAGGATGGGACCGTGCTTCTGACGTTTTTGGAACGTGTGGATAAGCCTCAAGCGCTTGCCGACCGTGTTGCTGCCGTACCAGGTGCGTTCATGTTTAACCAAGAGGATTCGTTGAATTCAGCGTGGCAGGAACTCGGTCACGAAATCACTCGGGCCGCCTTGTACGGACTAGCTTTGATCGCGTTCATTGTCGTCCTTGGGTTCCGAAAGGTTAGGTCGATATTGGTAGCCATGGTGCCACCCTTTGCGGGATGTTTCGCGAGCCTCGGGGTGTTTGGACTAATGGAAGTACCTGTCGGTCCCATCCATGGTCTGGGGCTCATGTTGGTGATTGCATTGGCGGCTGACTATGGAGTGATGTTGGCTTCCCACCACCGTGACATCGGGCCTGCGGCGCTGAGTATCTTCATGGCCTATGGCTCGACGATGTTTTCGTTCGGGGCACTGGGGTTATCAGAACATCCACTTCTAAGGAGTTTTGGACTCACTATTGCTATGGGTGCAACATTTGCGCTGCTCTTGTTGCCATTTTCAGCAGTCCTACTCCAACGCAAGAAAGATACCGTATGCGAATCGTAGCAATAACTATTCTATTTCTCGTTGGAGCGGGGTGTGCAGGAACGGAGAAGAAAAATTCGCCTGAAGCCAATCTTTCACTCGTTGCCGTGTCACCGGATATCGCTCCCTTTTTCATCCGCCAAAGGGTCGAGATCTCATATGGCGAGGACACCCATCTACTTGACGCCGTGATTGAGTTCGACGGAACCACTGTGCGAACTGTTTTTCTGGACCCCGCTTCACGCCCCGCCATTGTCATGGAGCAGGCGGGGAACGAATTCAAAGCGTTCGGACCACAAGTAGACGCACTCCCTTTCGACCCCCGATGGATTATGCAGGTCATCGGATCGGCGCTTTTAATGAGCCCACTCCATCAATTGGAATTCGAACAGGAAGTGAGGCCTTCCGCTCTTGGCGTCGTGCGAGACACCGCTGTTGACGGGCGCCTTACAACTCGATTCGTTGAGAGTCACCATACGCAGATCGAGTACTCTTGGGACGGACACGCATGCCCAACCTCAATCAAAATCGAAAACAGTAAACAGCTCTATTCGTTGAATATTACTACTTTGCAGTGTGGAGAAGACTTAAATGAGTGACTTACCAGTTGTAGTCATCGGTAGTGGGCCTGGAGGTGTAGTTTGTGCTGCGGCACTCAAGCAGATGGGCATCGACGTAGTTATCATCGAACGAGGCAGGTTCCCACGATTTACGATTGGAGAATCGCTTCTACCCATAACCATGTCTCATCTGAAGGAAGTGGGTCTTTTGGAGGCGGTTGAAAGTGCCGGGTTTCAAAAAAAAGAGGGTGCGGTTTTCGCGAATGACACCTGTTCAACGAGAATCGACTTTTCAAAGTCTTGGAATCCAAGCGCTCCACATGCGTACAGTCTTCAACGTGCGCACTTTGACCACCTACTGGCCCAGCAGGCCGAAAGGCGTGGAATCGAAATTCAATGGAATTCGACGATTGAATCCGCCGAATACAACGGCATTCAATGGACACTCCGAGTTCGAGGGCCCGCGGGGCCATATACGGTTCTAGCAAGCTTTGTGGTCGACTCCTCCGGCAGCGATATCCTGCAGCAAAGACCCACCGCGTCTTCAACAGACAATCCCGTTTTCTCCGCAGTCTTCTGCCATATGAAAGATCCCAATCGACCCGCTGGATTTGAGGAAGGTGCCACTTGGATTCTCTCGAATGATTCAACTACTTGGGGTTGGATGATTCCGTTTAGCGACGGAACCTGTTCTGTGGGATTTGTAGGCCCAGACGCCGAAGTACGAGGCATCGCGGAAACCGATACTGAGCGCTTCTACACCCACCTACATGCATATTCGGCCTCAAGTCAGCGCTTTTCCAACTGCGAAGAGGTGCGTATCAAACCGACATCAGTAACCAATTTTAGACGAGAGTTCGTCAAGCCCTCGGGGCCAGGATATTGTTTGGTAGGCAACAGCTTGGGGTTCCTCGACCCGATCTTTTCATCGGGCCTTGCGATTGCAACGGAGTCCGGGCTCCGTGCGGCCAAAGTAATACACCACACTCGAGAAAATCCGGATTTCAGCTGGAGTCAAAACTACGACAAGCCGTTGTCTCGTGGCCTACGTGTTATGTCAGACTGCGTTAGTGCCTGGTATGATGGAGTACTGCGAGACCTGATCTACTCAAACACGACCAACAGATACTCAGCTCATTTTGAAAAACGTATCACGGGCCTCCTCGCCGGAGGGGTTTGGGACGAAACAAATTCTCTCACCGAAGACACCGCTTGGAACCTGCGATTTCTCCAACAGAGAATTCAAAAGAAGGAGGTTTCACAGCGCCCAGAGGAATGAGTGCGTGGGCTTTCTCGGGGTTGTTTCCCCGTTTTGATCCTGAGTGGAGTATCTCTGCCGAATCTCTTTGGGGTAGATGACTACCAATCTTCATCTTGAGTTAGAGAGATTGTTTCTTGGGGGAAGATCTTACGAAAGAGCTGATCGCCTATATTTTGAGCGGGCAACGCCCCAGCCGTGTCTGGCTACAATTTGGCTGGCACACGCCGTGCAATCTCCAGAAAACGTCCGCAGACGACTTCAAATGGAGATGAATGATGAAAGCGACCAAAACACTGATGTTCCCCCTCTTGCTAACCGTGGCTGCCTGTGGCTACAGCGACGAAGCTCTCTACGGCGACACCTACGAAGGAGCTCCTGTAGAAAGGGCCAACGACCACGAAGACCACGGCGTAAATCCCTGGATTGAAACCTCAGAGGAGGCCACCTCGAGCTTCTCTATGGACGTCAACACAGCCTCCTACACCATGGCACGCCGCGCGATTCTAGAAGACGGGCTGCCAGTTGCGGAGAGTGTTCGCACCGAGGAATTCCTGAACTATTTTCGATTCGAGTACCCTCAACCCACCGATTCTACCTTCGCCATCAACATGGAGGTCGCGCCTAGCTACTTTGGGAGCACCGCTGAAGAACAAAAACACCTATTGAGAATTGGTGTGCGCGGAAAGAGCATCCCGCTCGACGAGATGCGACCCGCCAATATCGTACTTCTTATCGACGTCTCAGGCTCCATGGCCTCCGCGGATAGACTCGGTTTGGTCAAAGAGTCCATCAACGGACTCTTGGAGCACCTTCGGCCTACCGACACCATCGCGATCCAAACCTACGCGAGCGGCTCAACGACCGTGCTTGAGCCTACCGCCGTGGCAGAACGCGGCACGATTCAGGCCGCAGTGGATAACCTCCATGCCGGAGGTGGAACAAATGGCGAAGGTGGCATCGTCGCGGCCTACGACCTGGCCGACAAAGGCTATCTGGAAGAAGGCATCAATCGCGTCATGATCTTCACGGACGGCGACTTCAACATTGGAAAAACCGGCGACGACTTAGTCGAGCTCGTAAAAAGCTATCGCGACCGGCAAATCTTTCTCTCCACCGTGGGCTTCGGCAATGGCGGCTACGGTGACCGCACCATGGAGCAGCTCGCCCGATACGCACAAGGCACCTACTTCTACATAGACTCTTCGCCTGAAGCACAACGAATCTTCGGCACCGAGCTACCCTCGACGCTCGAGGTCATCGCACAAGACGCACGTATCCAGGTGGAGTTTTCCGAGGACGCCGTGCTTCGCTACCGCCTCATCGGATATGAAAAACGCGTCATGAGCAATGAGGACTTCGACAAAGAAGAAACCGATGCCGCTGAGATTGGGCCGGACCACACCGTTACCGCCCTCTACGAGATGGTGCTCAACCCCGAGGCCGACACCTCAAGCCTGCTCTCCACCGTACGGATCCGTCATCGCGAAGGCTTCGATGAAGCCACGATTCTCACCGAGACATTCATCAAACGCTCGCAAATCTTGGCGAGTTTCGACGAGGCGAGCAAGGCCACCAGGTTTGCCGCATCGGTGGTGCACTTTGCAGAAATCTTGCGGAGCGTCAGCCGAGATCTCCGGTTCGACGAAATCGTAGAAATCGCGGATGCCGCGCGTTACACCGACAATGACGACCAGGAGGAGTTCGTCGACCTGGTTCGCAAAGTTAAGAGTCGCTACAACGACTGATCTAGCCTCCTTCTATCTCCTTGAGCAGTTCTTCCAAAAGTGCTGATCCTGCCCAGTTCTTTTGGACTCGCCCATCCGCCCCAACCAGCACAATCGTGGGATAGGAATTGATTCGGAATGCCTCAGAGACCTCCTCATTGCCCTGGAGAATCATATAACGAAGCCCCCGGCTCGCGGCGTAATCTTGGAGTTCTTTGGTGCTATCGTAGTCCAAGGCAATCGCGGCGATATTGACACCAGTGTCCATGGCCGAGAGCTCCCTCATGATGCGATGTTGGTCGGCACAAGGGCCGCAACATGGCGCCCAGAGCATCAGAAGGGCAGGCTTACCCTGTAGCTCATCGCTGCTGCGCACCGTGCCGCTCAGGTCAGCCAACTCAAAACTCGGAATCGGTTCTCCCGGTTGGATCAGGTGGTCAGTCGGGTAGACCGGCCGTTCCCCAGGTTCATCCACAATGCACCGACAATCGGCCTCGCCCGGCAAGAGGCCGGGCATTCCGTCAGCATAGCCGGCACCAAAACAGCATCGCTCACACGCAGTGATATCTTCTAGATTGGCGCATTCCGCAACCTCTTCGAGCTCCATTTCACTTAGCCCAAAGCCTATCAGTCCGACAATCCCGAGGGCCGCCGCCAGAATCCCGCCAACGACCAATGCGATGCAGCCTACGGCCAAGAGTGGGCCTTTTTGAATAGATTTTGACCCCAAGACTTCCTCCAGAAAAACGTGTTGCTGACGTCCTCTAGGCTGGTCTATCGCGCGTTCAATTTCAAGCAGAATGGACTTCTTGGTCGTGGTCAGTTTCCAAAGGCTATCGGTTCAACGAAGAAACTGTTAAATAAATCCCCGTTCTTTAGGTCTAAGGCACACAATTTCCGGCCACGCGCGAAGTGGTCCAAAAACTTTTGATATTGGAGAGGTCATGAGCAAGTTGAAGATGGTGTTGGGTGGTTTGGCTCTTTTTGGCCTGGCAGCGTGTGCAGGGATGCAGATGCCGGCGGGCGGTGTCTGGGGCCCCGGCTACCAGGACGAAGGCGGCTCAAGCTCCGCCGGCTCAGGCGTTGCCGTTCCTGGGCCGAACGCACAAGCCATGTCATACGGTGAGTTCGAGCAGCTCAAGGTTTATGTGGAAGAGGCGACCATGTCTAACCAGAAGATCGACGTGATCGTGAATGCCTCTCAGAGCGCCTATTTCTCTGCGGCACAGGTCGGTGAACTGGTCGTCATGTTGGACATGAAGAACGACCGCGTTCGCGTCGTGGAGGCCGTTGCTGAGCGTATTTTGGACCTCAACAACCCGAATCCGATCGTCACCAAACTCACCTTTGCAGACGAGAAGTCCGACGTTCAAAACATCATGTCGGAGGCTCTGGCGGCGCGTCAGGCAGAAGAGGCGCGTCTTGCAGAAGAGGCGCGTGTTGCAGAGCAAAGACGTGCGGAAGAAGAGGCCCAGCGGGCCGAAGAAGCTCGTATTGCTGAGCAAGAGCGTCAGCAGCAGGCAGCCCAGCAACCGGACAACTCGGGATCAAGCTCGACTTCCTCAAGTTCGTCCAGTTCGTCTAGTTCCAGTTCGTCCTCAGCCTACTGTTGTCTCGGCGACAAGTATAACGAGTGTGATAGTGGGGCGGCTGCCGGCGCTTGTATGGGTTTTGGAAAGTGTATCTTCGATTGTATGGTCGCGGGTGGGTCGAGCTGCGATAGCAAGTGTGCGGACGAGTACCCGCTCATTCAGCAATGTCGTGCGGTTGCTGCAAATGACCATATGTGTCGGAACTGAGGATACTCGCGTCCTCGTCTAGCCCGTTCGCCATATCCTCATTCTTCGGATTTGGCGGCTGCACCACCACCGGGATCACCACATTGGTAGGGAGTTGAGGCACGGCCGGGTTCGGCAATGACTCAAATTTGATCTCGGTCTTGTGCTCAATAAGTTGAGCCGCAGCGCCTCGGCGCACAATCACTCTCACACGTTTTGATTCACCGGCGGCGAGTTTAACTTGCCCTTCGGAAAGCTGGCGATTGTCCGCGAAAAGGCTGACCCTCAAGTCTTGTGTGGACCCAATGCTGACGCGGTAGACGATGGCCTGTTCACTCTCATTTTTGAGCGTGATGGTGGCACTTCGGCTTCCGTCTTCGAGCGTGATTTGCTGGGGCAAAATGCTGACTTCTTGTGCGGCGGCCGTGCCTGCAACAAGGAGTGAAATCATGGCGAACAATGTAATCTTGAGGGTAGACATCTTTGCCTCCTGGGTCCGAGTCATCTACTCCTTAGTATTAGAGCAATCGGCGTGCCATGCCGCGGAGCCAGGCGATCCGTGAGGGGTTGAGTGCGACCCGGAATTGAGTGCCGGCAAATTTTGCCGAGTCGGAAAAAACAGTCTAGAGGGCTCTGTCCTCGTAGGATGAACGTTGGAAAGAGCAGAAAAATAAGTTCTGATCTCAGAGGTTCTTAAAAAACTAAGGTTGTGTTTTACTTCTACGCGACGCATCTAACGCGGGCAGAGCCCGCGTTGACAGGTGAAAGGAACGGCATGTCCGACGAAAAGGAAAATGAGTTTCAGCGAAGCGCGGCCGAAGGAAGCGGACGATATCTAGTTCGCAACCTCCAAACCCTTGAGCTTCCAGCGCTCAAGCCTCGGCAAGGCGCCCCAAATTTCGTCTTCAAGGACCCCCTTTCCTACAAAGTTCGAGAACTCGCCGAGAGCGTAGCCCCAACGAACTCCACCGTGCTCCTCACTGGCGAATCGGGTGTAGGCAAGGAGATTTTCGCGCGTTTTATTCACTACGCCTCCAAGCGCTCCCACAAGCCCTTCGAAGCAGTAAACTGCGCGGCTCTCGCCCCAAGCCTGCTCGAGAGCGAGCTCTTCGGCCATGAAAAAGGCGCATTCAGTGGCGCCGTAGCCCAGCATATAGGCGTGTTCGAACGCGCAAACTCCGGCACCCTCTTGCTCGATGAAGTCTCCGAAATGCCGGTCGAATTACAGGCCAAACTCCTGCGTGTGATTCAAGAGAGGGAAGTATCCCGAGTCGGTGGCACCGAAACCATTCCCGTGGATATTCGTATCATCGCCACTACGAATCGCGACCTCGAGCAATGTGTACGAGACGGCGAGTTTCGTCAGGATCTCTACTACCGGCTGAACGTCTTTCCGCTAAAGATTCCCGCGCTACGCGAGCGGCCCAAAGACATCGCTTCACTCGCTAAATATTACGTCGGGCACCTCTGCGAGAGCCTCGATGTGCAAGGAAAATCCTTGTCCGAAGCCGCGTTGAAACGCCTTGAGGGGTACGATTATCCAGGCAATATTCGCGAGCTCATCAACGTGCTCGAACGCGCCGTGATTCTTAGCCGTGACGCGCGTGTCTTGGACCCTGAGCACATTCATTTTGGTGCCGTAAGTGCCCAGCCCGACGAGTCCGACTTCGGTTTGGACGAGGACACCGAAGCCGATGACTTCGAACTCCGGTTTAAGGCAGGGGACGACCAGCTTACGGATATTCGGCGAAAGGTCATACTTGCAACGCTCGAGCGTTATGGCGGAAATCAGACGCTGACCGCACAGAAGCTCGGTGTGAGCGTGCGGACCATTCATAATAAGCTCAAGAACTACGACCCGTAGAGCATGCTCGTGATTTGGAAGATTATCAAAGAGACGGTCAAGGCGTGGCTTGACGACGACGCCCCCACCTACGCAGCCGCTGTAGCCTTCTACGCCATGATTTCCCTGGCACCCTTGCTCACTATCGTGGTCAAACTCGTCAGTATCTTCTTCAGCGAAGACCTGGCTCAGCAACAACTTCTGGCCGAGGTAGAACGTTTCGCAGGGGTGCACGCAGCCGGAGTCATCGAATCCATCCTGGGCTCCATGACCATGGGAAGCTCAGGAACCCTCGCCACCATCATCAGCGTGGGCGTGGTCATCTTCGGTGCCACGGGCGTCTTTGCGCAGCTGCACACCGCTTTCAACCGAATCTGGGGCCTCGAGAAAGAGCCCGGAGGCATCAAGGGGTTTTTGCGGGTGCGTCTTCGCTCGCTCGGCATGGTGATGGGGGCGGGCGGACTGCTCATGCTCTCAATCCTGGCCTCCACCCTGATCAGTATCTTCACACCGCTGCTCGCGGGGCTCGTGGGTACAAAATTTGTGTGGCAAAGCCTCAATTTCGGCCTCTCGTTTGCGGTACTCACGATCCTTTTTGCCATGGTCTATCGCTACCTTCCGAGCACCACCATCGCCTGGAAAGATGTCTGGACCGGTGGGCTCGTGACCTCGGCCTTGTTTCTTGCGGGTAAGACGCTGATCGGGCTTTATCTGAGCACCAGTGCGCCCGGGTCCGCGTATGGAGCGGCAGGAAGCCTTGTGGCCTTCCTGGTCTGGATCTTTTACTCAGCGCAAGTTGTCCTCTTTGGCGCCGAGTTCACACAGGTCTGGGCCCAGCTCAAGGGCAGAGAGATTCTTCGCAAAGGTCTACAATTCAACGGGAATGACGATAGTTGAGATTTCCGCTGGAATAAGCGGCGCGCGTGCCCACGTTTCATCATGCACTTGGACGTGAAAAGGAGGTGCATGGATGAGACGCTCGAACAGAAAACCTTTGCTACTAGCCGCGCTTTTAGCTTCGTCGCCAGCGCTGGATTTTAGCGAGAACGACGGACTGAGTGTACGCGCCAATTTCCCAGACAAAGCACGCGTCAATGATGCTGGCCATCTCTTGACTGATGAAGACTTCAGAGTCGAGCTTGAGCGCGTGGAATTTGATGCAGAGAGCATCGACTTGCAGGCGAGAAACGAAGAAGACCTCGAGAGGATTCTGACCGTCCCGAATTTTGGGCCCGATCAGACCGAACTCGTGATCAGGGGGGCCAAAGTACATGGCCGAATCTTCGATAACCGTGGCACGGGAAGGGTGCCTGACGCGGGTCTCGGTATCTCGGGCCAACTCCCAGTAGAAGTCGTGGTGCAGAGGGGGACAGACAGCGCCACACCGCTAAATGTGCGCTTTGAGGTCCCCACATTTTTCTTTGAGGGCGTAGACTGGTCTAAGCCAGTCTAAGTACACGCGGGCTCTGTCCGCGTGGGTTGGATTGTGTATCCCAGTCCACAACCTCATCTTTTTAGTCACATCTTGATACCGCTATGTTTCTTAGAAGCTTTGAGAACCCCAATTCTTCTGCGATCAACCTACGAGGAAAGGGCCTTCTGTGACTTGGGTCTGACGGTCCAAACCAGGGCTAAGACTAGGAAGTAGAGCCCCACGGCGGCCGCCATCGGGTAGAGCTGGTAGGCGGGATAATAGAAGCCGAAGAAACCGGCGGCATAGATGGGGAAGGACGCCACAAGAATTCGCCAATCGTCGGTCACCATGCCAACCGCACTGGCGATGAACCCCCACAAGAATATCTC
This Microvenator marinus DNA region includes the following protein-coding sequences:
- a CDS encoding acyl-CoA thioesterase: MTTRTPIYVHFEVPFHDVDRANIVWHGHYLRYFEFARTALMRAHRLDVDDFIDLGLGLVVSESRCRHVSPARYADVLRIEARFEAVTHQIVVGYLIVNETSGKVVARGRTSMVCVNFDLDLLPKVPAEILDRIGKLP
- a CDS encoding outer membrane lipoprotein carrier protein LolA, translated to MRIVLIFLCAWLCWTPSLGAQGAPDEATPSAEFLLKTLRSKQVIRVEFQEEVRLPFLKQPLKSSGYLVIHPDKGFIRKVLSPAESAAAFDGNRITVTDASGTFSVDKETAPQVVSAMLLWRTLVTESEPLDRNYDVSVKTNDGEWSVTLKSRDKGAIFEKCVIRGKDNVVMTLDLDESDEVKRFIRFGVPQPASKLSNEESAMLESL
- a CDS encoding MMPL family transporter — protein: MRGFVGALFVIILGGLLTFVFTQRQPRFPSDIVEFLPVGDDSSSAAKELARSGLSQRVVLLIEGVPHEQRREFVGKFVEDMKGSGLFREVSGGPPNTMSQVHDVYFPHRYSHLASTSEELEQLNTAAAMQDKAESFLAALNGRYSMFLQRAGPKDPLLAYIGMVERLSTLMRPTMHVVDGFYQTSSGESVIFAELSVSPFDSKSAVQVHDFIHTSFDQHNVFEAKLMISGVYRYTKSISTTIKNDIQRITVVSLFGILFIFGFGFGKLRFALLPILSIGVGVLAAILFTSIVLSEIHLIALAFGASLIGVCVDFSIHFLNLSTHSKRSVWPPIWLGALTTIGGFSVLLTSTVPALKQIAVFSTIGVVTSVGTTWLLARHFFLTEKAPRHQRAVVAVNQMFDLLRTRPLWALSLGVPTLLIPMLGLPSLHIEKDMRSLRDPLPALRIEDELVQAKISGERSSSVIIVRGNDAQTALDRNDSLAVQLEHAIANRELEGYSSMHHLLWSGKTQAMNREFLQENRNSLLSKMSKAYDEAGVDSATLEPIKEQNFFAPKEFLTLSDLRGSALSSLVDLFDARKDGTVLLTFLERVDKPQALADRVAAVPGAFMFNQEDSLNSAWQELGHEITRAALYGLALIAFIVVLGFRKVRSILVAMVPPFAGCFASLGVFGLMEVPVGPIHGLGLMLVIALAADYGVMLASHHRDIGPAALSIFMAYGSTMFSFGALGLSEHPLLRSFGLTIAMGATFALLLLPFSAVLLQRKKDTVCES
- a CDS encoding HAL/PAL/TAL family ammonia-lyase produces the protein MKSVVFGSTPLTVEDIVGVAQGRFTPKLNVDPSFRKEIDHSRRKFEGLVGQDARVYGVTTGFGENIRMTIGSSEASNLAQNLIRFHGCGTGDIFGEHEAAAITACRLQSLCSPYSAVRWELLEQVLWMLQNRVLPAIPVEGSVGASGDLTPLSYLAASVAGTREVLWKSALHPTEEVFAELGRTPLDIGPKESLAIMNGTSAMTGVATLVIHRARRLSELAAYLSAVLSDVTDANSAHFDPRLHSSKPHAGQILAAERMARWLCYDPGRHVDPEQLQSVYSIRCAPHVIGVLSDTLKPATLWVETELNGSSDNPLFDAEMGVVLHGGNFYGGHVAMAMDMLKTSIASVADLMDRQMQLLCGPVVANGSHLPRNLVPPDHHEGGDARHGFKAMSIATSALAAEALKLTMPATAFSRSTESHNQDKVSMGTIAARDASRVMQLTERVAAILIIALAQAVDLRPPAATQKASRAFRDLIREDIDFADNDRRFDGDIRTVVGRLEASLVEDLRRLER
- a CDS encoding DUF3261 domain-containing protein, whose protein sequence is MRIVAITILFLVGAGCAGTEKKNSPEANLSLVAVSPDIAPFFIRQRVEISYGEDTHLLDAVIEFDGTTVRTVFLDPASRPAIVMEQAGNEFKAFGPQVDALPFDPRWIMQVIGSALLMSPLHQLEFEQEVRPSALGVVRDTAVDGRLTTRFVESHHTQIEYSWDGHACPTSIKIENSKQLYSLNITTLQCGEDLNE